A part of Dreissena polymorpha isolate Duluth1 chromosome 13, UMN_Dpol_1.0, whole genome shotgun sequence genomic DNA contains:
- the LOC127855588 gene encoding lectin BRA-2-like: protein MLQTLPNKMMKSLVFIFSNLLYLKMAYITMANEHQSCKLNIEGCNYKLTLVPSDDQCQGHNQTRSRSQRAVTNSNSEIAEILQELKTTSERYKKLEYKLTKDMKQLGKRVLRGARKLETMIKKQQTTDTRSGVKDCPQGFIVVDNWLSCYMISTFNTSMYEAREICLALGSDLVSLETSQEHHLLSYLVRNNPTNAGMPGWWTSGTFITATKQWMWTPGSDPRPVTYRMWAPKEPNEEHALDLLCLMMLRLDNLQWHDQLCTDHYNFICEKSLA from the exons aTGTTACAAACTCTACCCAACAAAATGATGAAAAGTTTAGTGTTCATTTTTTCAAACCTTTTGTATCTAAAAATGGCTTACATTACCATGGCCAATGAACACCAGAGTTGTAAACTAAACATTGAAGGCTGCAACTACAAACTGACATTGGTTCCCAGTGATgaccaatgtcaaggtcacaatcaaaccaggtcaaggtcacagagggcGGTAACCAATAGCAACAGCGAGATTGCAGAAATTCTCCAGGAGCTAAAAACTACATCGGAGAGATACAAGAAACTGGAATACAAACTCACGAAAGACATGAAGCAGCTTGGAAAACGGGTGTTACGGGGAGCAAGAAAACTGGAGACAATGATTAAGAAACAGCAAACAACGGACACAAGATCCGGTGTAAAGGATTGTCCGCAGGGTTTTATTGTGGTGGACAATTGGTTGAGCTGTTACATGATTTCCACGTTTAATACCAGCATGTATGAGGCAAGGGAGATCTGTCTTGCCCTTGGCAGTGACCTGGTATCCCTGGAGACCTCACAGGAACACCATCTCCTGTCCTACCTTGTTAGAAATAACCCTA CCAATGCAGGTATGCCAGGCTGGTGGACTAGCGGCACCTTCATCACGGCCACCAAGCAGTGGATGTGGACGCCTGGGTCAGACCCGCGACCCGTCACGTACCGAATGTGGGCGCCAAAAGAGCCGAACGAGGAACATGCCCTTGACCTACTTTGCCTCATGATGCTGAGGCTGGACAACTTACAGTGGCACGACCAGCTCTGCACAGACCACTATAACTTCATCTGTGAGAAGTCTCTCGCATAA